The genomic stretch tttgctgcctccagcttcatttgaaacaaaacgtgtcttctggctgtggcaacaacaacgCACCtttgacgttctgtgtgtgtgtcgcgttaggtcacggcagtttactgCGGCGCCGACCTgatgaccagccacgctgaggcggtactaaaatctgcaatggaaaacggacgcacagtgcgtcgagtcgaggcgagtagagtcgagcaggtaccatgtaaaaaaaaaaaaacgccataAAGGGACAGTTTGGCAAAATAATTTTTGTCACTTACTTTAAAATTGAAGGGGAAGGAAAGCAAAGATATTAAAATCAAATATCAAAGACACATCTTACTCATATAAAACCTGTTATCAGCGCTTATAGAGAACTTGTAATTGCTTGAATAAATGCGTGTATGACTTGTCTTATACAAGTAGAGGACAGGACTGTACTGTAGTACATCTATTGGGTTTTGTCCAGGGACGGTCATTCAGTCCTGGTTTACGGCTCTGAAGGGAAAGACTCCACTTTGCTCATCAGCACTCTGGCTCAGCTCATCATGGACCCATACTGCCGCACACTGGAGGGCTTCCTCGCTCTGCTGGAGAGGGAGTGGGTAcaggtgagtgtatgtgtatgtacaaAAATGTCTAATTAGTACGCCTTTGGGATACAAAAAAAAGCTAAtcacattaaaggtgctgtaggtaggttccgaaacccccccccccccatttaaaacaacaaccccccccccctttctttccccccccccccccccccccccccccaagcccctccccccacaagggagaatgaatgcgtgtgcataaGCAGTGATTGgggttagacaccccccctggccctgattggtgcatctgaacagggagctgtggatttttgcaaatcacagtACAGGCTGTAtttggtgccagaggagccagattattttttttattacctgcttcatgtagttctactggaacatagggtcagtttcagcaaatatgacagaaagttagttttataagtcttatctactgcacctttaaataaagCTTAATGTTCAGTTTAACTCTTTTCAGTAGAATTAAGAACTTAAAGCACGCCCCAAAGTAGGAgcatttttgttacttttagcATTCACAGTTTTGCTGCGGGGCTGTCGACTGTTTTTCAAGCACAATCTCACATGTGGTTATGGCCAGATCTCTTGCTGAAAGGATATTGCTCCACAGTCTACCCTTAATAGGAAATGTgctgaagaaaaaaactaatattCAGTGTGCTGCATGTAGAGGTCACAGAGTTAACTCGTTCCTCTTCAACTCTTGTACCTGGTGACTCTGTTTCCAAATGTTTACCTCCAACAATTGTGTAGCATTTCTCAAAATCTATGAGCTAATTTTTGTGATCATCATCCTTAAATATTTTATAATCCACAAGTGCTCACTGTTTGGAAGCTTtcatagctaaaaaaaaaaaaaaagaaaacataatttGTTTTTTCTACACAAGAACCAGGAAACAATATTTTCAATTTTACAGACCAACCAAAAACTCAACAAACAACTGACATCTCATGTTCAGAAGATTCAATCATATGGAGGAAAGTAGCTGTTGATGATTTAGAGTTAATTAGAGACTGACAAGACTGAAGTACATTGACTAACCAACTTacaaagtacaagtacaaattGATCAGTAAGTCATAAGAGTTCAACTGTGCCCCAGCATGAGCCACCTTTAATAAGTTGGAATGGCCACAGAAAAGGAATAggtgtgtactgtatgcatgTTTATATGAGTAAGTGTTCTTCTCTCCAGGCAGGACACCCATTCCAGCAGCGATGTGCCCACTCGGCCTACTCCCATGCCCGTCTCCAGCAGGAGTCCCCGgtcttcctgctgctgctggactgTGTGTGGCAGCTGTGGCGTCAGTTCCCCCTGGCACTGGGCTTCTCTGAGGCGCTGCTCCTGAGGCTGGCGACTGAGGCCTACGCGTCTAACTATGGCACCTTCCTGTGTAACAGCCATCAGGAGAGGTCAGTCGCACTTCACAGCGTTGGGGAATTGATGGTTGACACAAAGCTCAACAGTTTCATTCTTACAAACAATCTTTACGTCCAAGGTGACATTTCCCCTCACTTTTCCCTCTCAGGTGTGTTCTAGGACTGAAGGAGAACACTCACTGTTTGTTCCAGGCACTGTTGAGGCCCAGGGAGAGAGACTGCTACTCTAACCCCTTGTATGAGCACACTGAGCTGGCAATCTGGCCCTCAGTCCACCCTCAGTCCCTACAGCTTTGGAGAGGTGATGTATTCAAACATGATCtcgtttcttttttcttcctgtgGTTACTTTCAGTAGAGATGCTCATTCAACATCCTCTAATGTAAGCCCAGTGCTTTCGTTATTCAGAGTTGTATGCctactagagatgttccgatactgaTACCAGTATCCAGtatactggagtttatgcaccgatccgataccacgtaataaagccctaaagaaaatctacgttaaagtagtttattaatgttctttttccgttataactgactgtcaaactggataataaaagaaagttctcgactacattgtttgtgtttgttttcatttttttttttttttttttttatttacagagtttaacctgagccagacagacaacaaagatagaaataatatcacatccatacagggatagtagtatacagttgttaaaacataataaaatatatgacacactggtatcggctCAGTActtggtatcggccgatacgcaagtttaGGTATCGGAATCgatatcgggaagcaaaaaatggtatcggaccatctctaatgCCTACGGTGTTGCTAACTTCTATGATTCTgggattttatttattaagtgttGACGCTGACTCAAGCCCATGTTTTATCCTAAGGCTTTTTTCTGAGGCGGACCCCACAGGCTCGTCACCTTGAAGaggttcaggaggaaataaggaACATGGTCATTAAGTGGGGGAAACAGGCTGATGCCCTGTCAGTATGTGAAGGAGTGAAGATGTTCAGCCTGAACATGTAGAACATGTTTTTAGGAGGAATGTTAATGTGCAATGCCGTTTGACTGTAGAATTGTTGTTTAAAATTTTGTAACAActtgctgtgttttaatgtacagtgatttttttttttttcataaaaaaatagtgtaaaaaaatttaattgttGATGTCATTTGATGCTGTTTAGATCTATATATTTTCACACCATATTTTAGGGCTTAACAAACTATATTTTTAacgcatgttttttttttgctttataaaaaaatattttctgacATATATTCCCCATGGATTTTATGAATAGAAGAAGGTTTTATAACTGACACACCTCCCAGTCCTGTTAACCTCAGCTAAACTCACTTCACAATACAAATCCCTGTACACTGCAAGTCCGCATGTTTGCACACACGGAGCTTTGCAAGCTGGAGACTGTAGTCCTGTTTAATCAAGAGCCGCGAGTGTACAATGTGGACAAGAACCACATAGCCCAGCAAGACTTTCTACATCTGCTTATTTTTCCAGTGGTTACTGGGTGAACTGAAACATTGACCAGTTGGATGGTAATCTTTTAATTCTGACACTTAAATGCCTCTTATCAGCTCTTATTTGGTAGGAATAGTTTTGGGTTTACTAACCTAAGTTGCATCGGCTGGTTTTGGACCAAGAATCATCTGTCTGGGATTTCTGATTTTGTCAGCTCACAggtaaaaatgtttattttttattttttgtcctaTTAAGTTCAATTTGTGTCTGTAATATTATTCTATTCAACTTGTGTATGCCCCAATGATCACTACCACAATGTAGAAGTTCTGTGTCATCAGTtatggtttaatttaaattttctaAGGACTGCTACTGGACATGCAACCGGGGGTCTGTGTGCCCATTGCGGCTGCGCTGGGCCTGTTTTGCCGAGGTTGTCTCAGCAGGGCGCGGAGTTTGCCCGGTCGCAGCATCAGCTGTTTGCCTAGGCAGATGAGCAGGTGGAACAGCCGTGAGACCTGCAGCCCTCCACCTCCTCAGGAAAACCCCCGTGTCCTCATCACGGGTAATGCAAATGCTATTTTCTGTCATGAACTCATAATAGCTAAAGATGGAAAGAAAGGTGGACTTTTCCACAGCTACACAAACACTGAACCTGTGAAGCTGCCATTGTTTTCTACCACTTTCACTGTGCAGCCACTGTTTTGTACTGTTGGCCGCAGAGCAGTTACAATAGGGGTTAAGGTGCCTTTCTCAAGGGCACCTTTTCAGGGAGCTGAGAGAGTTATTCACTTCCAAGCAGATCCtttgtttaaattaaataaaatgcaagaGAGTCCCTAGGATGGATTCATTTTGTGGCATCAATGGCATGAGTGGAATACTGGACACATGCtgtcgtttttttcttttcgagTTGTTTTCACTGTGGACCGGCAGCAGGACCCCATTTTGACTCATCACAATAGGGTGTGTACAGACAGTGCTCGTGACATAAAAGAGCCAATGAGTGACTGTGGGGAGAATAATAGTCTGCTGTCACTTTTTGTCCCAGGACAAAGCGTTGGAACAAACAAAAAGCTGAAGCGTGGTGCACCAAAAACATTGATACCATTTTCATACCAAACTCCAAACGTTGTCTTGTTTTCTCAGGACAGATACACCAACATATTAAACTTTGTCTATGTGTGCAGGTGGTCTTGGGCAGTTAGGTGTGGGACTGGCACAGTTACTGAGGTGAGACATGTAGAAATTCCTGAGATATTAAAGTCAAAATGTGTTTGGAATTTTGAATGTCATCATATCTGTATTAATGTCTAGGAAACAGTACGGAACAGAGAATGTAATCCTGTCAGACATTAAGAAGCCTCCACCTGACGTTTTCAGCAGTGGTATGCAAAACCAAATCAAGTTCTTTTGACCTTCAATGTTGTGTTTTACTCACACAATTTACATCCTTCTTCAATTTACATTTAACAGAATGTACAGCTTATTTCCCTGCTGTTTAAATCATTGGttactttcttttcattgaTCTCTCTCcaccttcttctcttttcctaaTAGGCCCATTTGTATATGCTGATGTGTTGGACTACAAACATCTCCGAGAACTGATTGTAAATTATCGTGTCACTTGGCTGATCCACTACAGTGCTCTGCTAAGTGCTGTTGGCGAAGCTAATGTGGCTTTGGCACGCAAGATCAACATCACAGGTCTGCTgaatagacagacacacatttacatgtacCACATTTTTAGGGATTATTATGTTTAAACTCCACTTTGGATGGTCTGCTGTCTGTCATCTAGGTCTTCATAATGTGCTGGACTTGGCCCTAGAGAACTGCCTGCGCCTCTTTGTCCCCAGCACCATTGGAGCATTTGGTCCCTCTTCTCCACGTGATCCGGCCCCTGACCTCTGTGTCCAAAGACCTCGAACCATTTACGGCGTGTCCAAAGTGCATGGAGAACTGATGGGGGAGGTGTGTCTATCTTAAAATGCACATGAATACACATGCACGTAGTATCCTGATACATCCATTAGTAAAATATTAAGAGATCTCAAtattctttgtctttttctttagtATCTCCATCATAAATATGGTCTGGACTTCCGCTGCCTACGTTACCCAGGTGTGATATCAGTCAACACACCTCCGGGAGGAGGAACAACAGGTATTGCATCACTTCACATCTGCACATGCCACGCATCTATATTCAGTGTAATCATCTTGATGTTATAGATTAGGCACTCCGAACCTCTGTCTTCACAGACTATGCAGTTCAGATCTTCCACGATGCTCTCAGCACAGGTCACCATGAGTGCTACCTGCGTCCTGACACCCGCCTTCCCATGATGCATATCTCTGACTGCCACCGTGCCACTGTAGAGTTCATGCAGGCTCCAGAGTGCCAGCTGTCTCTGCGTACCTACAACATCGCCGCCATGAGCTTCACTCCAGAAGAGGTGGCCCAAGAAATCCGCAAGCATCTCCCTCACCTCAAAGTCACCTACAATCCTGACTCTGTCCGCCAGACCATCGGTATGAAGTGGTACACATACCTACACACAAAATCTGTGTGGGATTGtacatttgatttattgatgATTTTCTCACTTGCTCAAGGAGAGCTAATATCATtcatgttcattcattcattcaacctttatttatcctcgAGAGATCATTGAGGGGCGACCCTCATTTTCAAAATCGAGTCAgattacaaagacaaatacagaaCAACACAGAAAGTACAACCATAAGAAATAtagaaagacaataaaacattcagAATTGGAAAAGTATTTGATAAATACATTAGGATAATAgggatgcaaaagaaaatacaattatgtaaaGCAGTTACAAGTAGAAGTGTGCAGGTTTAAAACCAGTCTTCTAAATTGTCCAAAAGGCACAATTGAGTTGATTTTAAGAAAGTGCTGTAATGACATGTTAACATGTTAAAGTGTGTGGCATTTTAAGAGAAAGCTACATCTGTACGGTCTTTTCTTGGATGGAACTGAAAGTAATGACTTTTTACTTTAAATTgtatcttgttttattttgaaatgatttgtGGCATTGATGTTGCTATCGTTAAATTAGAACTGATATGATGGAAGTAATGTGGTCATCTTGCTTGTCATTTTGCAGCAGACAGCTGGCCTGTGAGGTTTGATGACTCCAATGCCAGGAAAGATTGGGGCTGGGCACCAGTCTTCGGGCTCGACGGACTGGTGTCAGACATGCTGCGCTCCATTCGAGACAAGAGGAAAAGCGAGGGTTtgccagtcagctagcaaaaccTGCTCCGCAAAGACAGACCAATGCCCTACCCCTGACTTTCCTTTAGGCTGCATTTACCCACACTTCCTTTTCCTTCACTTTCACATGTTGTCAACCAGTATCCTCCGTTACTCTGGAACAGATGCTCTCAATATACAGTGGACAGTGAGATGTCATACACatgcactcaaacacacacatttcagtcTTTTTTAGGGAATAATATACTGTCAAACCTTCCCTCcatctttgttgtttttaatcgTTATCATGGTATAAGCATCACTTTACACACGTTGCCTCAGACAGAACAGAAAAAGATTTCCAAATGCCATGTTAATCACATCAATGGACACAACGTTACAATGTCTATGAAAATGTCTAATACAATATGGACCAGTTGCACACTTAGAGTAACACATTTGTTGGACACTTTGATTCCAGGATCATCAGGAATGGCTGGCTAAGTTAACTCTGGACTGTAATGACTTACTACGGATTCTGGCTGTTTTTAAAGGCAGTGTTTTCTAATATAGTCTATCAAGTGAATATCACACACTGTATACAATCCCACTACCCTTGCTGTGGCATCTAACAAGAAGCCTTTatttttgcctctttttttttgccagaagTGTTATTTTAAATTATGATTGAGCACCAATATCAAATTAAGCCTTATTTACTGTAGTGTACTTTGGAAAGCAATGTATAAAAATGCAGTGTATTTTAAATCAGACCttgaataataattaaaaaaaaaggatttaccCAAACAGCAGTGATTATTGTAAATTGTTGATTTCGTATTCTACATAGAATGTGATTTTCCTACTAAGTAGGATGTTGTTGAGGATAGTATTGTTATATATTACTGATAGCATTGGTTATGGTGGTAACTAGATATAATTTTAAGGTAGGCCTACTTGTACTTCTACTCTACTGAGAATTATTGTAGTTTTTACTTAACATTTATTTCACCaacatacactaccggtcaaaagttttagaacaccccactttttccaggtttttattgaaattcatgcagttcaatgtcttattgtactctgaaatgaaagaatagaacaaatgaacaatttaagttaaaaaaagaaatcatggaatcaatttataaaccaaaatgtattctacatttttgactcatcaaagtagccccctttggcagatataacagctgaacacattctacaatggaaatcaaatattcttcagaaagttctttccaactctgttgcagaagttcccataaatgtgtagCACTTGTagtttgctttgctttcacttttctgtccagttcatcccaaaccagctcaatggggtttaagtctggtgactgtgctggccactccatgtttttaagcttaccatcttgttcttttttgctaaggtagttctggcatagcttggacttatgttttgggtcattatcttgctgtaggatgaacccctgaccaactaggcgcataccagagggtactgcatggcgctgcaaaatgctgtggtagccgttttggttcagggtgcctttcactctgtacaaatcactgaccgtggatccagcaaaacagccccagaccatcacgcttcctcctccat from Perca fluviatilis chromosome 20, GENO_Pfluv_1.0, whole genome shotgun sequence encodes the following:
- the tdh2 gene encoding L-threonine dehydrogenase 2 — encoded protein: MQPGVCVPIAAALGLFCRGCLSRARSLPGRSISCLPRQMSRWNSRETCSPPPPQENPRVLITGGLGQLGVGLAQLLRKQYGTENVILSDIKKPPPDVFSSGPFVYADVLDYKHLRELIVNYRVTWLIHYSALLSAVGEANVALARKINITGLHNVLDLALENCLRLFVPSTIGAFGPSSPRDPAPDLCVQRPRTIYGVSKVHGELMGEYLHHKYGLDFRCLRYPGVISVNTPPGGGTTDYAVQIFHDALSTGHHECYLRPDTRLPMMHISDCHRATVEFMQAPECQLSLRTYNIAAMSFTPEEVAQEIRKHLPHLKVTYNPDSVRQTIADSWPVRFDDSNARKDWGWAPVFGLDGLVSDMLRSIRDKRKSEGLPVS